A region from the Salmo trutta chromosome 40, fSalTru1.1, whole genome shotgun sequence genome encodes:
- the LOC115180441 gene encoding small nuclear ribonucleoprotein F, giving the protein MSLPLNPKPFLNGLTGKPVMVKLKWGMEYKGYLVSVDSYMNMQLANTEEYVDGALAGHLGEVLVRCNNVLYIRGVEEEEEDGEMKE; this is encoded by the exons ATG agttTACCTCTGAACCCCAAGCCCTTCCTGAACGGCCTGACAGGCAAGCCGGTGATGGTGAAGCTGAAGTGGGGGATGGAGTACAAGGGTTACCTAGTGTCTGTGGACAGCTACATGAACATGCAG TTGGCGAACACAGAGGAGTATGTGGATGGAGCGTTGGCTGGTCACCTTGGAGAAGTACTTGTTAG GTGCAATAATGTTTTGTATATTAGAGgagtggaggaagaagaggaggacggAGAAATGAAAGAATGA